A section of the Amycolatopsis sp. AA4 genome encodes:
- a CDS encoding dihydrofolate reductase family protein, translating to MGKVVLYSSVSADGFIADENDQPGPLFDWLTSGDVPLDESGVLKVAQASYDYTRAYWDQIGVTVAGRHVFDLTDGWDGTPPSGIDHVVVVTHRPAPEGWNPDAPFHFVDGVKEAVAKAQELAGDRVVEVAAGDVGGQVFAAGLVDEVRMDVVPVVFGAGKRYFGSVRAPHLLEDPDVIQGDRVLHLRYQVRR from the coding sequence GTGGGCAAGGTCGTCCTGTACAGCTCGGTGTCGGCGGACGGCTTCATCGCCGACGAAAACGACCAGCCCGGCCCGCTGTTCGACTGGCTGACCAGCGGCGATGTCCCGTTGGACGAGAGCGGCGTGCTGAAGGTGGCGCAAGCGTCGTACGACTACACCCGTGCGTATTGGGACCAGATCGGAGTGACCGTCGCGGGCCGCCACGTCTTCGACCTGACCGACGGCTGGGACGGAACGCCCCCGAGCGGGATCGACCACGTGGTCGTCGTGACGCACCGTCCGGCCCCCGAAGGCTGGAACCCCGACGCGCCCTTCCATTTCGTCGACGGGGTCAAAGAAGCCGTGGCGAAGGCACAGGAGCTAGCCGGGGACCGCGTCGTCGAGGTGGCCGCGGGCGACGTCGGCGGCCAGGTGTTCGCCGCGGGTCTGGTGGACGAGGTGCGCATGGACGTCGTCCCGGTCGTCTTCGGAGCGGGCAAACGCTACTTCGGCTCGGTCCGCGCACCGCACCTGTTGGAGGACCCCGACGTGATCCAGGGCGACCGGGTGCTGCACCTGCGTTATCAGGTCCGTCGCTGA
- a CDS encoding LysR family transcriptional regulator: protein MDLRSLRYFVAVAEERHFGRAAARLHMTQPPLSRAIKQLETDLGAVLLERSPSGVTLTAAGTTLYDEARTLLAGAEQARARVAAAAGPGTLTLGTLADSSEQVGIRLASEFRQRHPGVRISVREADLTDPTTGLRAGLVDVALTRIPFDTTGIRTRVLRSDPMGVVLRADDPLAGRAEVRREDLADRAWFRFPDGTDPQWQAFWSGGGAGGPVVRTVHECLQAVLWNGTVGLAPLAHSLPEGVATVPLAGYPPSRLVVAWREDSTPPLVRSFVGLAVRIAGLDGRETPANP, encoded by the coding sequence GTGGATCTCCGTTCGCTCCGGTACTTCGTCGCGGTCGCCGAGGAGCGCCACTTCGGCCGGGCGGCGGCGCGGCTGCACATGACCCAGCCGCCGCTGAGCCGCGCGATCAAACAGCTCGAGACCGACCTCGGCGCGGTTTTGCTGGAGCGTTCGCCATCTGGAGTCACGCTCACCGCCGCCGGAACCACGCTGTACGACGAGGCCCGCACCTTGCTGGCGGGTGCGGAACAGGCCCGCGCGAGGGTCGCCGCGGCGGCCGGGCCCGGAACGCTCACGCTCGGCACCCTCGCCGACAGCTCGGAACAGGTCGGGATCCGGCTCGCGAGCGAGTTCCGCCAACGACATCCGGGGGTGCGGATCAGCGTCCGCGAGGCCGACCTCACCGATCCCACGACCGGCCTGCGCGCCGGGCTCGTGGACGTCGCGCTCACCCGGATTCCGTTCGACACCACCGGAATCCGCACGCGCGTGCTGCGCTCCGACCCGATGGGCGTCGTCCTGCGCGCGGACGATCCGCTGGCCGGACGCGCCGAGGTGCGCCGGGAGGACCTCGCCGACCGCGCGTGGTTCCGGTTCCCGGACGGCACCGACCCGCAGTGGCAGGCGTTCTGGAGCGGCGGCGGCGCGGGCGGCCCGGTCGTGCGGACGGTCCACGAATGCCTGCAAGCCGTGCTGTGGAACGGAACCGTCGGGCTCGCCCCGCTCGCGCACTCGCTCCCCGAGGGCGTCGCGACCGTCCCCCTCGCCGGGTATCCGCCGAGCCGGCTCGTGGTCGCCTGGCGCGAGGACTCGACGCCGCCGCTGGTCCGCTCGTTCGTCGGACTCGCCGTGCGCATCGCCGGGCTCGACGGCCGCGAAACCCCCGCGAACCCGTAG
- the bcp gene encoding thioredoxin-dependent thiol peroxidase, whose protein sequence is MTDQRLAVGDEAPGFTLPDSTGKNVSLSDFRGQAVVVYFYPAAGTPGCTKQACDFRDNLAELNDAGYQVLGISPDKPEKLAKFVEAEKLTFPLLSDVDKTVLAEWGAFGEKKNYGRIVQGVIRSTFIVDAEGKIAKAAYNVRATGHVAKLIRDLGISA, encoded by the coding sequence ATGACCGACCAGCGACTTGCCGTGGGCGACGAAGCGCCCGGATTCACCCTGCCGGACAGCACCGGCAAGAACGTCTCGCTCAGCGACTTCCGCGGCCAGGCCGTGGTCGTGTACTTCTACCCGGCCGCGGGGACGCCCGGGTGCACCAAACAGGCCTGCGATTTCCGGGACAATCTCGCGGAGCTGAACGACGCGGGGTATCAGGTGCTGGGGATTTCCCCGGACAAGCCGGAGAAGCTGGCCAAGTTCGTCGAGGCGGAGAAGCTGACGTTCCCGCTTCTGTCCGATGTGGACAAGACGGTGCTGGCCGAATGGGGCGCGTTCGGGGAGAAGAAGAACTACGGGAGGATCGTGCAGGGCGTGATTCGCTCGACGTTCATCGTGGACGCGGAGGGGAAGATCGCCAAGGCCGCCTACAACGTGCGGGCCACCGGGCACGTGGCGAAGCTGATCCGGGATCTGGGAATCTCCGCCTGA
- a CDS encoding helix-turn-helix domain-containing protein, whose protein sequence is MEYVSQAPRPPLDGLIDDLYYLEGAPPYARLTLPPAPSALLIVNLGAPFRIRGGTDLETAEYADGCVITMPTRAYEFGYPPRTRSVGVHFKAWGLAPFLPMPAAELCDRPVTIEQVWGRSAVATLRDRLATANDPHQMLGLLENELRQRLHETSGLGLVCHTSSIIAATSGSVAIGDLSETAGVSSTHLAQRFKALIGVTPKRLARAHRFTATVFAIDPAGPVDWGDLAGRAGYFDQAHFGHEFREFTGLTPTRYLEVRRRFLREHPGHTLDSWPLPTD, encoded by the coding sequence GTGGAGTACGTGTCCCAAGCGCCGCGACCGCCGCTGGACGGGCTGATCGACGACCTCTACTACCTGGAGGGCGCGCCGCCGTACGCCCGGCTGACCTTGCCGCCAGCGCCGTCCGCGCTGCTGATCGTCAACCTCGGCGCACCGTTCCGCATCCGCGGGGGCACCGATCTCGAGACGGCCGAGTACGCCGACGGCTGCGTGATCACCATGCCGACCCGCGCGTACGAATTCGGCTATCCGCCCCGGACCCGGTCCGTCGGCGTGCACTTCAAAGCGTGGGGCCTGGCACCGTTCCTGCCGATGCCCGCCGCCGAATTGTGCGACCGGCCAGTGACGATCGAGCAGGTCTGGGGCCGCTCCGCCGTCGCCACCCTGCGAGACCGCCTCGCCACGGCCAACGACCCGCACCAGATGCTGGGGCTGCTGGAAAACGAGCTGCGGCAACGGCTCCACGAGACATCCGGCCTTGGCCTGGTCTGCCACACCAGCAGCATCATCGCGGCGACCAGCGGGTCAGTCGCGATCGGCGACCTGAGCGAGACGGCCGGGGTCAGCAGCACGCACCTGGCCCAACGGTTCAAGGCACTCATCGGCGTCACCCCGAAGCGGCTTGCCCGCGCCCACCGCTTCACCGCCACCGTGTTCGCGATCGACCCGGCCGGACCGGTCGACTGGGGCGATCTGGCCGGTCGCGCGGGCTATTTCGACCAGGCCCACTTCGGTCACGAGTTCCGGGAGTTCACCGGTCTCACGCCCACCAGGTACCTCGAAGTCCGACGGCGGTTCTTGCGCGAACACCCCGGCCACACGCTGGACAGCTGGCCGCTGCCGACCGATTGA